A genomic stretch from Desulfotignum balticum DSM 7044 includes:
- a CDS encoding type II toxin-antitoxin system VapC family toxin yields MGCVEMNLLLDTHILLWSLTGSDKLPDEMKNALEDQTNTLWLSPITTWEILMLHEKNRIRIDHADPVKWIEMVLGSIPFREASLNHEVAIQSRQVKLPHQDPADRFLVATALVYDLTFMTVDQKILDSDRFEICFK; encoded by the coding sequence ATGGGATGTGTTGAAATGAATCTGCTGCTGGACACACACATCCTGTTATGGAGTCTCACTGGTTCCGATAAATTGCCGGATGAAATGAAAAATGCTCTGGAAGATCAAACCAATACCCTTTGGCTGTCCCCTATTACCACGTGGGAAATTTTGATGCTTCATGAAAAAAACAGGATCCGGATTGATCATGCCGATCCGGTTAAATGGATCGAAATGGTGCTGGGCAGTATCCCTTTCAGAGAGGCGTCTTTGAATCATGAAGTGGCAATTCAAAGCAGACAGGTGAAATTACCGCATCAAGACCCTGCGGATCGATTTCTTGTTGCCACTGCATTGGTTTACGACCTGACATTTATGACAGTGGATCAAAAGATTCTTGATTCTGACCGGTTTGAGATTTGTTTTAAATGA
- a CDS encoding type II toxin-antitoxin system Phd/YefM family antitoxin, translating into MTQTISISEFKATCLKIIDQVKNTGISVIVTKRGKPYALVTRPPTPKNNGSWIGSYRDQIKITDDILEPVVDEKEWDVLK; encoded by the coding sequence ATGACTCAAACGATTTCGATCTCGGAATTCAAGGCAACCTGTCTTAAAATCATAGATCAGGTAAAAAACACGGGGATATCCGTTATCGTCACCAAAAGAGGGAAACCCTATGCATTGGTGACCCGGCCGCCGACTCCGAAAAACAATGGATCCTGGATCGGGAGCTACAGAGATCAGATAAAAATTACTGACGATATTCTGGAACCGGTTGTTGATGAAAAAGAATGGGATGTGTTGAAATGA
- the vapB gene encoding type II toxin-antitoxin system VapB family antitoxin yields the protein MDMGTVFVNNRTQAVRLPVGSRFPENVKKVVVRVIGKDRVLSPVENRWDSFFLSEDGVSDDFMTERASQDQAEREPF from the coding sequence ATGGATATGGGAACCGTCTTTGTAAATAATAGAACCCAGGCAGTAAGATTGCCTGTTGGCAGCAGGTTTCCCGAAAATGTGAAAAAAGTTGTCGTACGTGTTATCGGTAAAGACCGTGTACTTTCACCCGTAGAAAATAGATGGGACAGCTTTTTTCTTTCTGAAGATGGTGTGTCTGATGACTTTATGACGGAACGTGCTTCTCAAGACCAGGCTGAAAGGGAACCTTTTTGA
- a CDS encoding YgaP family membrane protein — MALWLNLLKAMPSRMTDSDTQEEDMTVKKLMRIIPGLMVTISALLGLLHSPWWFALTLFVGLNLTQSGFTDFCPLEKILRKLGFSEQ; from the coding sequence ATGGCTTTATGGTTGAACTTGCTGAAAGCCATGCCTTCACGAATGACAGACAGCGATACACAGGAGGAAGATATGACTGTTAAAAAATTAATGAGAATCATACCGGGGCTTATGGTTACCATCAGTGCATTGCTTGGGCTGCTTCACTCACCGTGGTGGTTTGCTCTGACGCTTTTTGTCGGGTTGAATCTGACTCAGTCCGGATTTACGGACTTCTGTCCGTTGGAAAAGATACTCAGAAAACTCGGATTTTCTGAACAGTAA
- the vapC gene encoding type II toxin-antitoxin system tRNA(fMet)-specific endonuclease VapC, whose product MLKYMLDTNIVIYVIKRRPVELLDIFNAHAGLMCISSITLAELFHGAEKSAMISHNLRKVEDFVSRLEVLPYDDNAAAHYGNIRADLEKKGTPIGVNDLHIAGHARSESLILITNNMREFARVEGLRLKNWIDAE is encoded by the coding sequence ATGTTAAAGTATATGCTGGACACCAATATTGTTATTTATGTGATCAAGCGACGACCCGTTGAATTATTAGACATTTTTAACGCCCATGCCGGACTCATGTGTATCAGCTCAATCACGTTGGCAGAATTATTCCATGGTGCTGAAAAAAGCGCTATGATTTCCCACAACCTGCGCAAAGTTGAGGACTTTGTATCCCGTTTGGAGGTTTTGCCTTATGACGACAACGCCGCTGCCCACTATGGAAATATCAGAGCGGATTTAGAAAAGAAAGGCACGCCAATAGGGGTCAATGATTTGCACATTGCAGGGCATGCCCGAAGTGAATCTTTGATCCTGATCACCAACAACATGAGAGAGTTTGCAAGAGTCGAGGGCTTGCGGTTAAAAAATTGGATTGACGCAGAATAG
- a CDS encoding DEAD/DEAH box helicase: MVQAPDPLLLLPNTFRPFYGSFTHLHPVQVQVIQPILAGKDLILQAATGSGKSEAVLAPCLERVIASGRVHGVLYIIPTRALAKDLMRRFESMITERLGLTLAIRTGDLKRAGKKRPDIMFTTPESLDVMLGSANKGLKRFLSRVGTVIIDEVHPLVHQYRGRHLAFLFTRLSRRTRAPVQKIAMSATIARVREVMDFFDFRPEATSIAVNIDRRISARLVHFKNGDTEMIALLNDLYHAWNYKKILIFCNSRSACDRLSGILGRSGVFRNVTELHYSNLKPRERKKAEDRFRKNPHALCIATSTLELGIDVGDVDAVLLFEPPGSVSSFLQRIGRANRREGAINFWGICSGESAGTQVVRFLALLELGRKGKIEAPVPKELPSVLSQQVISCLYEKKEISLGAMQSLFPDKKSLLSTIFTSLEKKRWLRPCPRPGLVRGGWQYRDHFLAYKIWGNFPETEKEYLLEVSGETVADIPQSIVSQMDAGDRVHLSGRRLEILKIQAEGDPGKVVACPWAGKGEKDLVWSGLGPRVSYEVARAMKQILTSGAMPDDSGLMTRTRQLLRHEQAFHAKPVVLANGIAVVPGRKARFCFCTFLGAAGNLVLEWAIRDHFQDEDLEIASSETGVECSQWIRFETLTLPVEKNAFHAWIASHFKSVRGLVPLSIFWKTLPMALMVEEIADFFFDRRVAEAFARYLASSSDIVSGDMADFAGPHPAVEKADESATWEIDAGASLLDREKQKVPASEAFPFSSPRWQRSCFEPGRPLTATMVSDYFYFGQCGRRFCLKYLGLDHPVQDQDGLMDLARDQGIRHEQTMLASLEEQGEILVAPAPEGPGGSLWESGLRLLEETVTQLIAGNGPSARRVWISQCGLKTGLLVPQFPDMDAVGIPDLLKLSLEPVDDGSGTDRGGHPVVIEVGDIKRSLDPRYHQKWQVAFYAQVLEKMITERRIPARVSHWGFIVSPQTRDRSLTAGKIHRFDLIPFLAAFPGLCHTLGRILADLPAHADHRLQTRCTACSGFSGCYAGALVREEIQFLPALTRGELMALRQLGCTTLEKTVRVLENMTDGGEEGPLAMKPRISPGRQKKLAGWCHAFLTNRIRLHEKKTHLFPANLSRIFFIHVETEQLSGQPRVLGWQVWEPDTRQVVESRVWTMESHDARCKVWKIFAGKLAQHWEESIHSGSGPHIFHLGSQSRRALVQWAGQAPENSCLFLCQTQPSPWTDLKQVLTRHFTLPVPGALSFYSLGHVFGCKHSLTPPLTLFHQSGNTAGDPAALEVKQGLAVMADIFEKAVLRLESCWIREWPAKDRTDKQVAPYITFIQEESRLKDADIQMLQEQPLAERMQRFRSLGFLKFHHARLDHDGRFLHIFKLSPRTLPAKFRQGDFLKLVPHGMADIQGGFPVILAEYDMEAGEVGLLSRSGRLQCHKELFYSLEEDMDDWNREKMVHAATALFSDERYCHVRQLLAGDALQRQPASSLDWVKQWLSRDDHGLNPAQQQALMLPFQYQTSLIQGPPGTGKTHLLGWIIIALILEAHDAKRPLRIGVSALTHQAIDTVLKKVVLLADQYLPGMFPGQCVKWGENRSPETNPSAPGGENGNSGNLPAPAVEYLKDASDLPARPWLILGATGYGFYSLFNSKDKGFPLALDWIIFDEASQVPVPQALLSLIYGRGNFLFLGDENQLPPIVMGTYDDEENREEGKDRENGKDGVRFSGSILSNICNQYPGCHQVTLNTTYRMNREICAFPSKIWYSGVLSSAPGVDRARLCPGPVKEEYKDPLGDGPWFSRILDPEKPVTLVLTDHQGCSQKSDEEADLMAALACRLICGHGFPPDRMAIITPHRAQNNEIRKRLSKMISDTGLTPKGFQLPLVDTVERIQGAERDLILFGLTASDPDHLTSEFLNSPNRLNVAMTRARKKLIIVGSQAFFSMIPHTESLLAKNSCFKLLLFHCRESNAVFSDVNCRCSKEHLQHSSGIGIF, from the coding sequence ATGGTCCAGGCCCCCGATCCACTGTTACTGCTGCCCAACACCTTCCGGCCCTTTTACGGATCATTCACCCATCTGCACCCTGTCCAGGTGCAGGTCATCCAGCCCATCCTGGCGGGAAAAGACCTGATTCTCCAGGCCGCCACTGGTTCCGGGAAAAGCGAAGCCGTGCTGGCCCCCTGCCTGGAACGGGTGATCGCTTCAGGCAGGGTCCACGGGGTTTTGTACATCATTCCCACCCGTGCCCTGGCAAAGGACCTGATGCGGCGGTTCGAATCCATGATTACCGAGCGTCTGGGGCTCACCCTTGCCATCCGCACCGGAGATCTGAAACGGGCCGGGAAAAAACGGCCGGATATCATGTTCACCACCCCGGAATCCCTGGATGTGATGCTGGGAAGCGCCAATAAAGGCCTGAAAAGATTTTTGTCCCGGGTGGGCACGGTGATCATCGACGAAGTCCACCCCCTGGTCCACCAGTACAGGGGGCGGCACCTGGCTTTTCTGTTCACCCGCCTGTCCAGAAGAACCCGGGCACCGGTCCAGAAGATCGCCATGTCCGCCACCATTGCCCGGGTCAGGGAGGTGATGGATTTTTTCGATTTCAGACCCGAAGCAACATCCATTGCCGTCAACATAGATCGCAGAATTTCCGCCCGCCTGGTTCATTTCAAAAACGGCGATACCGAGATGATTGCCCTGCTCAACGACCTGTACCATGCCTGGAACTACAAAAAAATTCTCATCTTCTGCAACAGCCGGTCCGCATGCGACCGGCTCTCGGGTATCCTGGGCCGCTCCGGAGTGTTCCGGAATGTCACCGAACTCCATTACTCCAACCTCAAGCCCCGGGAACGCAAAAAGGCAGAGGACCGGTTCCGGAAAAACCCGCATGCCCTGTGCATTGCCACCAGTACCCTGGAACTGGGGATCGATGTGGGGGATGTGGACGCGGTCCTGTTGTTTGAACCCCCAGGGTCTGTATCTTCCTTTCTGCAGCGCATCGGACGGGCCAACCGCCGGGAAGGTGCTATCAATTTCTGGGGGATCTGTTCCGGAGAATCCGCCGGCACCCAGGTGGTCCGCTTCCTGGCGCTGCTGGAACTGGGACGAAAAGGCAAAATCGAGGCACCGGTTCCCAAGGAACTGCCAAGTGTCCTCAGCCAGCAGGTGATCTCCTGTCTGTATGAAAAAAAAGAGATCTCCCTTGGTGCAATGCAATCCCTTTTCCCGGACAAAAAAAGTCTGCTGTCCACCATTTTCACATCTCTTGAAAAAAAAAGATGGCTTCGTCCCTGTCCCCGCCCCGGCCTGGTCCGGGGGGGCTGGCAGTACCGGGACCATTTTCTGGCCTATAAGATATGGGGAAATTTTCCCGAGACGGAAAAAGAGTACCTCCTGGAGGTCTCCGGGGAAACGGTGGCAGACATCCCCCAGTCCATTGTCTCCCAGATGGATGCGGGAGACCGGGTCCATCTTTCGGGCCGGCGCCTTGAGATTCTGAAAATCCAGGCAGAAGGGGATCCCGGGAAAGTGGTGGCATGCCCATGGGCCGGAAAGGGAGAAAAAGACCTGGTCTGGTCGGGTCTGGGGCCGCGTGTGTCCTATGAAGTGGCCCGGGCCATGAAGCAGATCCTCACTTCCGGTGCCATGCCCGATGACAGCGGCCTGATGACCCGGACCAGACAATTGCTCCGCCATGAACAGGCGTTTCATGCAAAACCGGTGGTACTGGCCAACGGCATCGCCGTGGTCCCGGGCAGGAAGGCACGGTTTTGTTTTTGCACCTTTCTGGGTGCTGCCGGCAACCTGGTGCTGGAATGGGCCATCCGGGACCATTTCCAGGATGAGGACCTGGAGATCGCCTCCAGTGAAACCGGGGTGGAATGTTCCCAATGGATCCGGTTTGAAACACTGACCCTGCCCGTTGAAAAAAACGCCTTTCATGCCTGGATCGCATCCCACTTCAAGTCGGTCCGGGGCCTGGTTCCCCTGAGCATTTTCTGGAAAACACTGCCCATGGCCCTGATGGTGGAAGAGATCGCTGATTTTTTCTTTGACCGGCGTGTGGCAGAGGCTTTTGCCCGGTATCTTGCATCCAGCTCGGATATTGTTTCCGGTGATATGGCAGATTTTGCAGGGCCTCACCCTGCTGTGGAAAAGGCGGATGAATCCGCAACCTGGGAAATCGATGCCGGTGCATCACTGCTGGACAGAGAAAAACAAAAAGTGCCGGCATCAGAGGCGTTTCCTTTTTCATCTCCCCGGTGGCAACGTTCCTGTTTCGAGCCCGGCCGCCCCCTGACCGCCACCATGGTCAGCGATTATTTTTATTTCGGCCAGTGCGGCCGCAGGTTCTGCCTGAAATACCTGGGCCTGGACCACCCGGTTCAGGATCAGGACGGCCTCATGGACCTTGCCCGGGACCAGGGTATCCGCCACGAACAGACCATGCTGGCATCCCTTGAGGAACAGGGGGAAATCCTGGTCGCCCCGGCACCGGAAGGGCCGGGTGGATCCCTTTGGGAATCGGGCCTGAGACTGCTGGAAGAAACAGTAACACAGCTCATTGCCGGAAACGGGCCGTCCGCCCGGCGGGTGTGGATCTCCCAATGCGGTCTTAAAACAGGCCTGCTGGTGCCGCAATTTCCTGACATGGATGCTGTGGGGATCCCGGACCTTCTGAAGCTGTCATTGGAACCGGTGGATGACGGATCCGGCACAGACAGGGGCGGGCACCCGGTGGTGATCGAAGTTGGCGACATCAAGCGCAGCCTTGATCCCCGGTATCATCAGAAATGGCAGGTGGCGTTTTATGCGCAGGTTCTGGAAAAAATGATAACAGAGCGGAGGATTCCGGCCCGGGTCTCGCACTGGGGATTCATCGTTTCACCACAAACCAGGGACCGATCCCTGACAGCCGGGAAGATCCACAGGTTCGATTTAATCCCTTTCCTGGCCGCCTTTCCCGGCCTGTGTCACACCCTGGGCCGGATCCTGGCAGACCTGCCGGCCCATGCAGACCACCGGCTTCAAACCCGCTGCACGGCCTGTTCCGGGTTTTCCGGCTGCTATGCCGGGGCCCTTGTCCGTGAGGAAATCCAGTTTCTGCCCGCATTGACCCGGGGAGAACTGATGGCACTGAGGCAGCTGGGCTGCACCACCCTGGAAAAGACCGTCCGGGTATTGGAAAACATGACAGATGGCGGTGAGGAAGGCCCTTTGGCCATGAAACCCCGCATTTCCCCGGGACGGCAAAAGAAACTGGCAGGATGGTGCCATGCCTTTTTAACCAACCGCATCCGGCTTCACGAAAAAAAGACCCACCTGTTTCCGGCCAACCTTTCCAGGATTTTTTTCATCCATGTGGAAACAGAGCAGCTGAGCGGGCAGCCCCGGGTCCTGGGGTGGCAGGTGTGGGAGCCGGATACCCGGCAGGTGGTTGAATCCCGGGTATGGACCATGGAGAGCCATGATGCGCGTTGTAAGGTGTGGAAAATCTTTGCCGGAAAATTGGCACAGCATTGGGAGGAAAGCATCCATTCAGGTTCGGGACCCCATATTTTCCATCTGGGTTCCCAATCTCGCAGAGCACTGGTCCAGTGGGCCGGGCAGGCACCGGAAAATTCATGTCTTTTTCTCTGTCAGACCCAGCCATCGCCGTGGACAGATCTCAAACAGGTATTGACCCGCCATTTTACCCTGCCGGTACCGGGTGCACTCTCTTTTTATTCCCTTGGCCATGTGTTTGGATGCAAACACTCTCTGACACCGCCTTTGACCCTGTTCCACCAGAGCGGCAACACAGCCGGAGACCCGGCGGCCCTGGAGGTGAAACAGGGTCTTGCCGTCATGGCAGATATCTTTGAAAAAGCGGTGTTGCGCCTGGAAAGCTGCTGGATCCGGGAATGGCCGGCCAAAGACCGGACAGATAAACAGGTGGCACCCTATATTACTTTTATCCAGGAAGAAAGCCGGTTAAAAGACGCGGATATCCAGATGCTCCAGGAACAGCCCCTGGCAGAACGGATGCAGCGGTTCCGGTCCCTGGGATTTCTGAAATTTCACCATGCCCGCCTGGATCACGACGGGCGGTTTCTCCATATCTTTAAACTGTCGCCCCGAACCCTTCCGGCCAAGTTCCGCCAGGGGGATTTCCTCAAACTGGTGCCCCACGGCATGGCCGATATCCAGGGCGGATTTCCCGTCATCCTGGCTGAATATGACATGGAAGCCGGAGAGGTGGGGCTCCTTTCCCGGTCCGGCAGGCTGCAGTGCCACAAAGAACTGTTCTATTCCCTTGAAGAGGATATGGACGACTGGAACCGGGAAAAGATGGTCCATGCCGCCACTGCCCTGTTTTCAGATGAAAGATATTGCCATGTCCGGCAGCTGCTGGCAGGCGATGCCCTTCAAAGGCAGCCGGCATCATCCCTTGACTGGGTGAAACAATGGCTGTCCCGGGATGACCACGGGTTGAACCCTGCCCAGCAGCAGGCCCTGATGCTGCCGTTTCAATACCAGACCAGCCTGATCCAGGGACCGCCCGGCACCGGGAAAACCCATCTTTTGGGGTGGATCATCATCGCCCTGATACTTGAGGCCCATGATGCAAAAAGACCGCTTCGCATCGGGGTCAGTGCCCTGACCCACCAGGCCATTGACACGGTGTTGAAAAAGGTGGTGCTTCTGGCCGACCAATATTTGCCAGGTATGTTCCCGGGCCAGTGTGTCAAATGGGGGGAAAACAGATCCCCTGAAACCAACCCGTCCGCCCCTGGTGGAGAAAACGGAAATTCCGGGAACCTGCCTGCCCCGGCTGTGGAATATCTCAAGGATGCCAGTGACCTTCCGGCCCGGCCCTGGCTGATCCTGGGCGCCACCGGATACGGGTTTTATTCGCTTTTCAACAGCAAAGACAAGGGATTTCCTTTGGCCCTTGACTGGATCATCTTTGACGAAGCCTCCCAGGTGCCGGTCCCCCAGGCCCTGCTCAGCCTGATTTACGGCAGAGGAAACTTTTTGTTCCTGGGGGATGAAAATCAGCTTCCCCCCATTGTCATGGGAACCTACGACGATGAAGAGAACAGGGAGGAAGGAAAGGACAGAGAAAACGGAAAGGACGGGGTTCGGTTCAGCGGTTCCATCCTGTCCAATATCTGCAACCAATATCCTGGGTGCCACCAGGTCACCCTGAATACCACCTATCGGATGAACCGGGAAATCTGCGCGTTTCCTTCCAAAATCTGGTACAGCGGTGTGCTTTCTTCGGCCCCGGGCGTGGACCGGGCACGGCTGTGCCCGGGGCCTGTCAAGGAAGAATATAAGGACCCCTTGGGTGACGGCCCGTGGTTCAGCCGGATCCTGGATCCGGAGAAACCGGTCACACTGGTATTGACCGACCACCAGGGATGTTCCCAGAAATCGGATGAAGAGGCAGATCTCATGGCCGCACTGGCCTGCCGCCTGATATGCGGCCACGGCTTTCCCCCGGACCGGATGGCCATCATCACCCCCCACAGGGCCCAGAACAACGAAATCCGCAAACGGCTTTCAAAGATGATCTCAGACACGGGTCTGACTCCGAAGGGCTTTCAGCTCCCCCTGGTGGACACGGTGGAGCGGATCCAGGGGGCAGAGCGGGATCTCATCCTCTTCGGGTTGACCGCATCGGATCCGGATCATTTGACCAGTGAATTTCTGAACAGTCCCAACCGGCTCAATGTCGCCATGACCCGGGCCAGAAAAAAGCTGATCATCGTCGGCAGCCAGGCCTTTTTTTCAATGATCCCCCATACGGAATCCCTGCTGGCGAAAAACAGCTGTTTCAAGCTATTGTTGTTCCATTGCCGGGAAAGTAATGCGGTTTTTTCAGACGTGAACTGCCGTTGCTCAAAGGAACACCTTCAACATTCATCAGGCATTGGCATTTTTTGA
- a CDS encoding DUF2786 domain-containing protein: protein MQEKINDIEVRWAKQLQREHDDICYHRRVSLATPVVAIVGGKNRLGYWTSANQTISISRHLIENNSWEIVLEIFKHEMAHQYVSEYLDNADVHGQGFKTACDILGVHPAFAGFGSPRKEHLAAFKGTLPGKAQTLLRRVEKLLALGQSSNESEARAASRKASYLLNKYNLDRIDQEDTNASDIRYLYLHSGKKRMETIEKLILKFLEEFYFVSCVTATIYDAQTDEEYRAGVLIGKKEALVVAEYVYRFLLDTSGKLWQDFRKKHAGQRTGKVAFDSGFIKGIQSNHEMMFKAREGGALPGDTSLPIAAVRALRVQSRVENNREKTRLFPRLTKNRSSFRMDENAFRQGMEQGRKTHIHRPVEHKKDGITALLNR, encoded by the coding sequence ATGCAGGAAAAAATAAATGACATTGAAGTCCGCTGGGCAAAACAGCTGCAAAGAGAACATGACGATATCTGTTATCACCGGCGCGTTTCCCTGGCGACGCCCGTGGTGGCCATCGTTGGCGGTAAAAACCGGCTGGGATACTGGACCTCAGCCAACCAGACCATTTCCATTTCCAGGCACTTGATCGAAAACAATTCCTGGGAAATCGTACTGGAAATTTTCAAACATGAAATGGCCCATCAATATGTCAGCGAATACCTGGATAATGCCGACGTTCATGGACAAGGATTTAAAACCGCCTGTGACATCCTGGGGGTCCACCCGGCGTTTGCGGGATTCGGCAGTCCCCGAAAGGAACATCTGGCAGCCTTCAAGGGAACCCTGCCGGGAAAGGCACAAACCCTGCTGCGGCGGGTGGAAAAACTGCTGGCACTGGGGCAGTCCAGCAATGAATCAGAAGCCCGGGCCGCATCCAGAAAAGCCAGTTATCTGCTGAACAAATACAATCTGGACCGGATTGACCAAGAGGACACCAATGCGTCAGACATCCGATATTTATATCTTCACAGCGGCAAAAAACGCATGGAAACCATAGAAAAACTGATTCTGAAATTTCTGGAGGAATTCTATTTTGTCAGTTGTGTGACCGCCACCATCTATGATGCCCAAACCGATGAAGAATACAGGGCCGGAGTCCTGATCGGCAAAAAAGAAGCCTTGGTGGTGGCTGAATATGTGTACCGGTTTCTTTTGGATACCTCCGGAAAATTATGGCAGGATTTCCGGAAAAAACACGCCGGCCAGCGCACCGGGAAAGTGGCGTTTGATTCAGGCTTCATAAAAGGCATCCAATCCAACCATGAAATGATGTTCAAGGCCCGGGAGGGTGGCGCCCTCCCTGGCGACACCTCCCTGCCCATCGCGGCCGTCAGGGCGTTGCGGGTCCAGTCCCGGGTTGAAAACAACCGTGAAAAAACGCGCTTGTTTCCCCGGTTGACCAAAAACCGGTCATCGTTCCGGATGGATGAAAACGCGTTCCGCCAGGGCATGGAACAGGGCAGAAAAACCCATATCCACCGGCCGGTTGAACATAAAAAAGACGGAATCACCGCATTGCTGAACCGGTGA
- a CDS encoding BREX system ATP-binding domain-containing protein, with the protein MMDHMDAPSFRTLVNGTDNFSLRRAVERIRDGLFDPLGVQWLTSGKQKLDQVFDQGVARLETGQPCHVCICGAYGQGKSHSLAYLKQRALAENFVVSSINLDPRQTPFHDFKAVYRALMGAMTFPDGQNSVTDVWKKAADHWLNQPGNRDKTLEDLIPEDLPHRFRAILAAMASPNMDIPPAKRKLKKHGRFRPREFPWILKNALMGKEIPAHRLQAVFHYRQVPFYKDHSLVCNDPAQYLVAVKGLARLLKKMGYRGWMVLFDEGESIGQTRITSRSKSYELLHKFICPDTGSRGLFPVFAFTHDFFTLVAEEPYDRTRAPRGWKSSSAASGRENSPAAPEPVPCFARNYHRAWKQDLNIYLLQDLSARDWQDLIRRLVVLHGNAYAWEPDKETLKQEAARVLSRHGRAESRMKLRLLVNHLDLEQQKQPC; encoded by the coding sequence ATGATGGACCATATGGATGCCCCGTCGTTCAGGACCCTTGTCAACGGCACAGACAATTTTTCTCTCCGGCGGGCCGTGGAGCGGATCAGGGATGGGCTGTTCGACCCGTTAGGGGTTCAATGGCTCACCTCGGGCAAACAAAAGCTGGACCAGGTGTTCGACCAGGGCGTGGCCCGGCTTGAAACGGGCCAGCCCTGCCATGTGTGCATCTGTGGGGCTTATGGACAAGGCAAATCCCACAGCCTCGCCTATCTCAAACAGCGGGCCCTGGCTGAAAATTTCGTGGTCAGCAGTATCAATCTCGATCCGCGGCAGACCCCGTTCCATGATTTCAAAGCCGTGTACCGGGCGTTGATGGGGGCCATGACCTTTCCGGACGGGCAGAACAGCGTCACAGATGTCTGGAAAAAGGCAGCGGATCACTGGCTGAATCAACCCGGCAACCGGGACAAAACCCTCGAAGATCTCATCCCCGAAGACCTGCCCCACCGGTTCAGGGCTATTCTGGCCGCCATGGCATCTCCCAACATGGATATTCCCCCGGCCAAACGGAAACTCAAAAAGCACGGCCGGTTCAGGCCCCGGGAATTTCCATGGATCCTGAAAAATGCCCTCATGGGAAAGGAGATTCCGGCCCATCGTCTTCAGGCGGTCTTCCATTACCGCCAGGTGCCGTTTTACAAAGACCACTCCCTGGTCTGCAACGATCCGGCTCAATATTTGGTTGCCGTCAAGGGGCTGGCCCGGTTGTTGAAGAAGATGGGATACAGGGGCTGGATGGTGTTGTTTGATGAGGGGGAATCCATCGGACAGACCCGCATCACCAGCCGCAGCAAAAGCTATGAACTTCTCCATAAATTCATCTGTCCCGACACCGGAAGCCGGGGTCTTTTCCCGGTGTTTGCCTTTACCCATGATTTTTTCACCCTGGTGGCGGAGGAACCCTATGACCGGACCCGGGCGCCCAGGGGATGGAAAAGCAGCTCCGCAGCATCGGGACGGGAAAACAGCCCCGCAGCGCCGGAACCGGTCCCCTGCTTTGCGCGCAATTACCACAGGGCCTGGAAGCAGGATCTCAACATCTACCTGCTCCAGGATCTGTCGGCCCGGGACTGGCAGGACCTGATCCGCAGGCTCGTGGTTCTCCACGGCAACGCCTATGCATGGGAACCGGACAAAGAGACCCTGAAACAGGAAGCTGCCCGGGTCCTGTCCAGGCACGGCCGGGCCGAATCCCGCATGAAACTGCGGCTTCTGGTCAACCACCTGGACCTGGAACAGCAGAAACAACCCTGCTGA